A region of Rhizobium grahamii DNA encodes the following proteins:
- a CDS encoding AGE family epimerase/isomerase has protein sequence MAPANGDAALGNWTTRSYHRNWLLAQANGLFDFFQHDSINPKGGFFDLDDTGTPLNAAGQVRPIHIASRAVHCFSIGTLLGRPGAADVVDHGMQYIWNHHRDTRNGGYFWSLDDNGPVDSNKQGYGHAFVLLAASSAKTVGHPLADGMLADITEVLNTKFWETKHGAIAEEFTADWQALDGGNYRGQNSNMHLTEALMAAFEATGDRDYLAKAESIADLVIRRAAGSVGWRVAEHFTTDWGLDKDYYHPNEMFRPAGTTPGHWLEWARLLLQLWVLGGKKQEWMPDAAKSLFSQSIALGWDDDKGGFFYTLDWDDKPAKRNKLWWPACEGAAAAHFLNEHLPSDYHEEHYRRIWNVIERSFIDHKNGGWHEELTEDLVPSHSLFPGKGDIYHALQACLIPLFPANGSLTKVIPEAGGKI, from the coding sequence ATGGCACCTGCAAACGGCGACGCCGCGCTCGGAAACTGGACCACCCGCAGCTATCACCGCAACTGGCTTCTTGCGCAGGCAAACGGGCTCTTTGATTTCTTCCAGCACGACTCCATCAACCCCAAGGGTGGCTTCTTCGATCTCGACGACACCGGCACGCCGCTCAATGCCGCCGGCCAGGTCCGTCCGATCCATATCGCGTCGCGAGCCGTCCACTGCTTTTCGATCGGCACCCTTCTCGGCCGCCCCGGTGCCGCCGACGTTGTGGATCACGGCATGCAGTACATCTGGAACCATCACCGCGACACCAGGAATGGCGGCTACTTCTGGTCTCTCGACGACAACGGCCCTGTCGATTCAAACAAGCAGGGATACGGCCACGCCTTCGTCCTGCTCGCCGCCTCGTCCGCCAAGACGGTCGGCCATCCGCTGGCCGACGGCATGCTTGCCGACATCACCGAAGTCCTGAACACGAAGTTCTGGGAAACCAAGCACGGCGCCATCGCCGAGGAATTTACCGCCGACTGGCAAGCCCTCGACGGCGGCAACTACCGCGGCCAGAATTCCAACATGCACCTCACCGAAGCGCTGATGGCTGCCTTCGAAGCAACCGGGGATCGCGATTATCTCGCCAAGGCCGAAAGCATCGCCGACCTCGTGATCCGCCGCGCTGCCGGTTCCGTCGGCTGGCGCGTTGCCGAACACTTCACCACCGATTGGGGTCTCGACAAGGATTACTACCATCCGAACGAGATGTTCCGCCCGGCAGGCACGACGCCTGGCCACTGGCTGGAATGGGCGCGTCTCCTCCTGCAGCTCTGGGTGCTCGGCGGCAAGAAGCAGGAATGGATGCCGGATGCGGCCAAGAGCCTGTTCTCGCAGTCGATCGCGCTCGGTTGGGACGACGACAAGGGCGGCTTCTTCTACACGCTCGACTGGGACGACAAGCCCGCCAAGCGCAACAAGCTGTGGTGGCCGGCCTGCGAAGGCGCTGCTGCCGCGCACTTCCTGAACGAGCACCTGCCGAGCGACTACCACGAGGAGCACTACCGCCGGATCTGGAACGTCATCGAGCGCTCGTTCATCGATCACAAGAACGGCGGCTGGCATGAGGAACTGACCGAGGATCTCGTTCCCTCGCACAGCCTCTTCCCCGGCAAGGGCGACATCTATCATGCCCTGCAGGCCTGCCTGATCCCTCTCTTCCCGGCAAACGGCAGCCTGACCAAGGTCATCCCCGAAGCCGGCGGCAAGATCTGA
- a CDS encoding antibiotic biosynthesis monooxygenase, with product MTMLFVRHEVSDYAAWRKVYDAFKPVQKANGVIAEAVFQAIDNPNDITVTHEFATPEAAEAFGKLEELRAAMRTGGVLGAPKVWMTNKV from the coding sequence ATGACGATGCTATTCGTAAGGCATGAGGTTTCGGACTACGCGGCCTGGCGCAAAGTTTACGACGCGTTCAAGCCCGTCCAGAAGGCGAACGGCGTGATCGCCGAGGCCGTCTTTCAGGCGATAGACAATCCCAACGACATCACCGTGACGCATGAGTTCGCCACGCCCGAAGCGGCAGAGGCCTTCGGCAAACTCGAAGAACTCCGAGCAGCGATGCGAACGGGCGGCGTGCTCGGCGCTCCCAAGGTATGGATGACCAATAAGGTCTGA
- a CDS encoding heme-degrading domain-containing protein: MPEEDLKRIAEQEAVLTFDTFDLTTGWQLGKLLQELGTERSLGIAIDITLHSMPVFYAALPGVTPDNVQWVRRKRNLVLRYFRSSYAIGLDLKQKGKTVADNGLSDADYAPHGGSFPINVKGTGCIGAVTVSGLPQRDDHNLVVEALALMLAKDLDALRLA, encoded by the coding sequence ATGCCAGAAGAAGACCTCAAGCGGATCGCGGAACAGGAAGCGGTGTTGACTTTCGACACCTTCGATCTCACGACCGGATGGCAGCTCGGCAAACTCCTGCAGGAGCTCGGTACGGAGCGCAGCCTGGGCATTGCGATCGATATCACCTTGCATTCGATGCCGGTCTTCTATGCAGCGCTTCCGGGCGTCACCCCTGACAATGTGCAATGGGTGCGGCGCAAGCGCAATCTCGTCCTGCGCTACTTCAGGAGCAGCTACGCGATCGGGCTCGATCTCAAGCAGAAGGGCAAGACGGTCGCTGACAACGGGCTTTCGGATGCCGACTACGCGCCGCATGGCGGCAGCTTCCCGATCAACGTCAAAGGCACCGGCTGCATCGGCGCGGTGACGGTTTCCGGCCTTCCGCAACGCGACGATCATAATCTTGTGGTGGAAGCGCTGGCGTTGATGTTGGCAAAAGACCTCGACGCGTTGCGTCTCGCCTGA
- a CDS encoding flavin reductase family protein → MAVSFDFEALSERDRYKLMIGTIIPRPIALVTTVDEHGRINAAPFSFFNCLSADPPILALGVENNPDMSFKDTGHNIRMTEVFTVNIVSFAIAEAMHVCGSKYPRGVDELKEAGLTAMPGHKVASPWIAEAPAAFECRRHVTLELGKSRQIIMGEIVYAHYRDGVVDPERLRVDPAEVDAIARLGGDTCATIRDRFEMLTPKL, encoded by the coding sequence ATGGCAGTATCCTTCGATTTCGAAGCGCTCTCGGAGCGCGATCGCTACAAGCTGATGATCGGCACGATCATTCCCCGGCCGATCGCACTGGTGACGACGGTCGATGAACATGGTCGCATCAACGCGGCTCCGTTCAGCTTCTTCAATTGCCTCTCCGCCGATCCGCCCATTCTGGCACTCGGCGTCGAGAATAATCCGGATATGTCCTTCAAGGACACGGGCCACAATATCCGCATGACTGAAGTTTTCACCGTCAACATCGTGTCATTCGCTATCGCCGAAGCGATGCATGTCTGCGGGTCCAAATATCCCCGTGGGGTTGACGAACTGAAGGAGGCGGGACTGACCGCCATGCCCGGCCACAAGGTGGCGTCGCCATGGATCGCCGAGGCACCCGCGGCTTTTGAATGCAGGCGTCACGTCACACTGGAGCTTGGAAAGTCCCGGCAGATCATCATGGGCGAGATTGTCTATGCTCACTACCGCGACGGTGTCGTGGATCCGGAACGGCTGCGTGTCGATCCGGCTGAGGTCGATGCCATCGCGCGCCTCGGCGGGGATACGTGCGCGACGATCCGTGATCGGTTCGAAATGCTGACGCCCAAATTGTGA
- a CDS encoding aspartate/glutamate racemase family protein: protein MRILIVNPNTTASMTEKAAIAARLVAATGTEIIAATSRMGPVSIEGHYDGALAIPGLLTELKERAGTYDAAVIACFDDTGLEAARSFADVPVLGLCESAVATAGFLAQRFTVVTTLERSRVLIDNLVRRYGMGERAKVRASDIPVLELEDEASGAIGKLRAEIERALSEDGAEAIVLGCAGMTDLARELQEIYGVPVVDGVAAAVKQAEALVSLGLSTSKRGSYASPLAKPFSGAMSAFAPMRAAG from the coding sequence ATGCGCATCCTGATCGTCAATCCGAACACGACCGCCAGCATGACCGAGAAGGCGGCTATCGCCGCACGGCTGGTCGCCGCAACCGGCACCGAGATCATCGCTGCCACCTCGAGAATGGGGCCGGTGTCGATCGAGGGGCATTATGACGGGGCGCTCGCCATTCCCGGCCTGCTGACGGAACTGAAGGAGCGGGCAGGGACCTACGACGCCGCGGTTATTGCCTGCTTTGATGACACAGGGCTGGAGGCGGCGCGCAGTTTCGCCGATGTGCCGGTGCTCGGGCTTTGCGAATCCGCCGTCGCCACTGCCGGCTTCCTGGCGCAGCGATTTACCGTTGTCACCACGCTGGAGCGCTCGCGGGTGCTGATCGACAATCTTGTGCGCCGCTATGGCATGGGCGAGCGGGCGAAAGTCAGGGCGTCGGATATTCCGGTGCTGGAGCTGGAGGACGAGGCATCGGGTGCGATTGGCAAGCTGCGCGCCGAGATCGAACGGGCACTATCCGAAGATGGCGCCGAGGCGATCGTGCTCGGCTGCGCGGGGATGACCGATCTGGCGCGGGAGCTGCAGGAGATTTACGGCGTGCCCGTGGTCGATGGGGTGGCCGCTGCCGTCAAACAGGCCGAGGCGCTGGTGTCGCTCGGTCTGTCGACCAGCAAGCGTGGCTCCTACGCATCGCCATTGGCGAAGCCCTTTAGCGGAGCGATGAGCGCCTTTGCACCGATGCGGGCGGCAGGTTGA
- a CDS encoding ABC transporter permease → MNHEKRTLEFYVLAAFFILFVLFLYGPLSAILILSFQGPDGGLTFPLNGVSVHWFFNLFEKQAVGDFGASFRRSFSLGLMVMVVTVVVSLLAGLAFRRRFRGATLLFYATVASLVVPSIIISLGIGVVFQQGGLKPAWYSSAFGAHLTWTLPFGVLIMFAVFNRFSPAYEEAARDLGATSWQTFLHVVLPMIAPSLIGVGLFGFTLSYDEFARTLMTSGSYNTLPLEIYGMTTNVTTPVLYALGTVTTLFSFTIILVALGIMMMLRGRQAKTN, encoded by the coding sequence ATGAACCACGAAAAGCGAACGCTTGAATTCTATGTTCTCGCCGCCTTCTTCATCCTGTTTGTGCTGTTCCTCTACGGCCCGCTGTCGGCGATCCTGATCCTCTCCTTCCAGGGGCCCGATGGCGGCCTGACATTCCCGCTCAACGGCGTTTCCGTCCACTGGTTCTTCAACCTGTTCGAGAAGCAGGCGGTGGGCGATTTCGGGGCCTCGTTCCGCCGTTCCTTCTCGCTCGGCCTGATGGTCATGGTCGTCACCGTCGTCGTGTCGCTGCTGGCGGGCCTTGCGTTCCGCCGCCGCTTCCGTGGCGCCACCTTGCTGTTCTATGCGACGGTCGCCAGCCTCGTCGTGCCGTCCATCATCATCTCCCTCGGCATCGGCGTGGTGTTCCAGCAGGGCGGGCTGAAGCCGGCATGGTATTCGTCGGCCTTCGGCGCGCATCTGACATGGACGCTGCCCTTCGGCGTGCTGATCATGTTCGCCGTGTTCAACCGTTTCTCGCCGGCCTATGAAGAGGCGGCGCGCGATCTCGGGGCGACGTCGTGGCAGACCTTCTTGCATGTCGTGCTGCCGATGATCGCGCCCAGCCTGATCGGCGTCGGCCTGTTCGGCTTCACGCTCTCCTATGACGAGTTCGCCCGCACGCTGATGACGTCAGGCAGCTACAACACGCTGCCGCTCGAGATCTACGGGATGACGACCAACGTGACGACGCCGGTGCTTTATGCGCTTGGTACGGTGACGACGCTGTTCTCCTTCACCATCATTCTCGTCGCGCTCGGCATCATGATGATGCTGCGCGGGCGCCAGGCAAAGACAAACTGA
- a CDS encoding ABC transporter permease, which yields MATIASAETNETTEQVRNPDFRLAPWAASYLQATPLILILGFFFILPILMIAVVSFWDYDFAGLYPDFLTMNYTETLGSWVTWKTYLNTLKFTVIVWALTVFIGFWVAYFLAFHIRRTSTQMILFLVCTVPFMTSNIIRMISWIPVLGRNGLVNSALIKAGIIPQPIEWLLYSDFAVVLAMVHLYTLFMVTPIFNTLMRIDRSLFEAARDAGASGWQILWNIVIPLAKPGIAIGSIFVVTLVMADFSTVQVMSGGQSASVALMMKNQMSLLQYPAAAANAVVLLIVVLMMVAAILRVVDIRKEL from the coding sequence ATGGCGACGATCGCTTCAGCAGAGACAAATGAGACGACGGAGCAGGTGCGCAACCCGGACTTTCGGCTGGCGCCGTGGGCGGCCTCTTATCTCCAGGCGACGCCGCTCATCCTGATCCTCGGCTTCTTCTTCATCCTGCCGATCTTAATGATCGCGGTCGTCAGCTTCTGGGATTACGACTTCGCCGGTCTCTATCCCGATTTTCTGACGATGAACTACACCGAGACGCTCGGTTCGTGGGTCACATGGAAGACCTATCTCAACACGCTGAAGTTCACGGTCATCGTCTGGGCGCTCACCGTCTTCATCGGCTTCTGGGTCGCCTACTTCCTCGCCTTCCATATCCGACGCACGTCGACGCAGATGATCCTGTTTCTGGTCTGCACCGTGCCGTTCATGACCTCCAACATCATTCGCATGATCTCGTGGATCCCGGTGCTGGGCCGCAACGGCCTTGTCAACTCGGCACTGATAAAGGCGGGCATCATCCCGCAGCCGATCGAATGGCTGCTCTATTCCGATTTCGCCGTGGTGCTCGCCATGGTGCACCTCTACACGCTGTTCATGGTGACGCCGATCTTCAATACGCTGATGCGCATCGACCGGTCGCTGTTCGAGGCGGCGCGCGATGCCGGCGCCAGCGGCTGGCAGATCCTCTGGAACATCGTCATCCCGCTCGCCAAGCCCGGCATCGCCATCGGCTCGATCTTCGTCGTGACGCTCGTCATGGCCGATTTTTCGACGGTGCAGGTCATGTCCGGCGGGCAGAGCGCCTCGGTGGCGCTGATGATGAAGAACCAGATGTCGCTGCTGCAATATCCGGCCGCCGCCGCCAACGCAGTGGTGCTTCTGATCGTCGTCCTGATGATGGTCGCGGCCATCCTGCGCGTCGTCGATATCCGCAAGGAGCTTTGA
- a CDS encoding ABC transporter substrate-binding protein — MTTEKKTTKTEAGISRRSLLKTGAAALGAAAGSGLITGFPTIWAQSNITLRQFGTGVSNINAIAEQCKKDLGITLEMTATDSDAAAQRAVTQPDSYDIADIEYWILKKVYPTGVIQPMDVKKLKYYDKVVPLFKNGKLKPDSVIAQGTAPHTVGYVESADAKTFAKGETELFTMMPTIYNADTLGIRPDLVGREISTWADIMDPKFKGKTSILNIPSIGIMDAAMIMEALGNIKYADKGNMTKEEIDKTIEFLIKAKQDGQFRAFWKSFDESVNLMASGEVVIQSMWSPAVAAVRSKGIACKYQPLKEGYRSWGGGLGLASHLKGAELDAAYEYINWYTSGWVGGYLNRQGYYSACMDTAKGFMTEDEWGYWIEGKAAKGDILSPEGKVMEKAGAVRDGGSFEERMGHVACWNSVMDEDRYMVRRWNEFIAA; from the coding sequence ATGACAACTGAAAAGAAGACGACCAAGACTGAGGCCGGGATTTCCCGCCGCAGCCTGCTGAAAACCGGCGCCGCCGCGCTCGGCGCTGCCGCCGGCTCGGGCCTCATCACCGGCTTCCCGACGATCTGGGCGCAGTCCAACATCACGCTTCGCCAGTTTGGCACCGGCGTTTCCAACATCAACGCCATTGCCGAGCAGTGCAAAAAGGACCTCGGCATCACGCTCGAGATGACGGCGACCGATTCCGACGCCGCCGCGCAGCGCGCCGTGACGCAGCCTGACAGCTACGACATCGCCGACATCGAATACTGGATCCTGAAGAAGGTTTATCCGACCGGCGTCATCCAGCCGATGGATGTGAAGAAGCTGAAGTACTACGACAAGGTCGTTCCGCTGTTCAAGAACGGCAAGCTGAAGCCCGACAGCGTCATCGCCCAGGGTACCGCGCCGCACACGGTCGGCTACGTCGAGAGTGCAGACGCCAAGACTTTCGCCAAGGGCGAGACCGAGCTCTTCACCATGATGCCGACGATCTACAATGCCGACACGCTCGGCATCCGCCCCGACCTCGTCGGCCGCGAGATCTCGACCTGGGCCGATATCATGGACCCGAAATTCAAGGGCAAGACCTCGATCCTCAACATTCCGTCGATCGGCATCATGGATGCCGCGATGATCATGGAAGCGCTCGGCAACATCAAGTATGCCGACAAGGGCAACATGACCAAGGAAGAGATCGACAAGACGATCGAGTTCCTGATCAAGGCGAAGCAGGACGGCCAGTTCCGCGCCTTCTGGAAGTCGTTCGACGAGTCCGTCAACCTGATGGCATCGGGCGAAGTCGTGATCCAGTCCATGTGGTCGCCGGCTGTCGCCGCCGTCCGCTCCAAGGGCATCGCGTGCAAGTATCAGCCGCTAAAGGAAGGCTACCGTTCGTGGGGCGGCGGTCTCGGCCTTGCCTCGCACCTCAAGGGCGCCGAGCTCGACGCGGCCTATGAATACATCAATTGGTACACGTCCGGCTGGGTCGGCGGCTACCTCAACCGCCAGGGCTACTACTCGGCCTGCATGGATACCGCCAAGGGCTTCATGACCGAGGACGAATGGGGCTACTGGATCGAAGGCAAGGCCGCCAAGGGCGATATCCTCTCGCCGGAGGGCAAGGTCATGGAGAAGGCCGGTGCGGTTCGCGACGGCGGCTCGTTCGAAGAGCGCATGGGCCATGTCGCGTGCTGGAACTCCGTCATGGACGAGGACCGCTACATGGTTCGCCGCTGGAACGAGTTCATCGCGGCTTAA
- a CDS encoding ABC transporter ATP-binding protein, with the protein MSKAAEIDIASVSKVYGATTAVHAISLKIPAGSYCCFLGPSGCGKTSTLRMIAGHESISSGDIRLGNTVVTDFPPAKRGTAMMFQSYALFPHLDLIDNVAFSLKMKGVEKEERRAKALEMLKLMQMEAYANRRPAQLSGGQQQRVALARALITDPEALLLDEPLSALDPFLKIRMRAELKKLQKTLGITFVHVTHSQEEAMALADIIVIMNDGKIEQAATPRKVFEEPATAFVARFMGDHNVLTGRVASVGDGALTLEVPGGQTFSVRGEGRLAGEPVDIGVRTDRVRLEAASDKTLGFNGIVSNIEYRGASVKLTVAGAGSDDFTVIASDGDYFAKPVSVGDAVSLSWALADAVLLGRA; encoded by the coding sequence ATGTCGAAAGCTGCCGAGATCGATATCGCATCCGTTTCCAAGGTGTATGGCGCCACTACGGCAGTGCACGCGATCAGCCTGAAGATACCGGCCGGTTCCTATTGCTGCTTTCTCGGACCCTCGGGCTGCGGCAAGACCTCGACGCTGCGTATGATCGCCGGGCACGAAAGCATTTCGTCTGGCGATATCAGGCTCGGCAACACTGTCGTCACCGATTTTCCGCCGGCCAAGCGCGGCACGGCGATGATGTTCCAGTCCTATGCGCTTTTCCCGCATCTTGACCTTATCGACAACGTCGCCTTCAGCCTGAAGATGAAGGGTGTCGAGAAGGAGGAGCGACGGGCCAAGGCGCTGGAGATGCTGAAGCTGATGCAGATGGAGGCCTATGCCAACAGGCGCCCTGCGCAGCTTTCCGGCGGCCAGCAGCAGCGCGTGGCGCTCGCCCGCGCGCTGATCACCGATCCCGAGGCGCTGCTTCTCGACGAGCCGCTGTCGGCGCTCGATCCGTTCCTGAAGATCCGTATGCGCGCGGAGCTCAAGAAGCTTCAGAAGACGCTCGGCATTACCTTCGTGCATGTGACGCACAGCCAGGAAGAGGCGATGGCGCTTGCCGATATCATCGTCATCATGAACGACGGCAAGATCGAGCAGGCTGCAACGCCGCGCAAGGTGTTCGAGGAACCGGCGACCGCCTTCGTGGCGCGGTTCATGGGCGACCACAATGTTCTCACCGGCCGTGTCGCATCCGTTGGCGATGGCGCCCTGACACTGGAGGTGCCGGGTGGCCAGACGTTTTCGGTGCGGGGCGAGGGCCGGCTCGCAGGCGAACCTGTGGATATCGGCGTCCGCACCGACCGTGTGCGCCTCGAAGCGGCTTCCGACAAGACGCTCGGCTTCAACGGCATCGTCTCCAACATCGAATATCGCGGCGCCTCGGTGAAGCTCACCGTGGCCGGCGCGGGCAGTGACGACTTCACGGTCATCGCGAGTGACGGCGATTATTTCGCCAAACCCGTATCGGTCGGCGATGCGGTGTCTCTGAGTTGGGCCCTGGCGGACGCAGTCCTCCTCGGCCGTGCATGA
- a CDS encoding GntR family transcriptional regulator: MTSASGATQAADDSAETGTQQIRDAIRDAIVERRLSPGTKLSESDVGNLFNVSRTLARAALQALSYEGLVSVEKNRGAFVAYPSPEEARQIFAARRLVEPGILREAAARITPADISHLKQLLLEEGRLIGERGQTARRAEIKASGDFHLALAVISGNAIMQRFMDELVARSSLAIALYGQSTVSSCGHSEHGDIVTAIENKDLDEACRLMLHHIAHIEADLDLRQRKDLGLKEALKR, translated from the coding sequence ATGACTTCAGCTTCAGGCGCTACTCAGGCCGCAGACGATTCAGCCGAAACGGGCACGCAGCAAATCCGTGACGCCATTCGCGACGCAATCGTGGAACGTCGGCTATCACCCGGCACCAAGCTCTCCGAGAGCGACGTCGGCAATCTTTTCAACGTCAGCCGCACGCTGGCGAGGGCAGCCCTGCAGGCCCTCTCCTATGAAGGGCTGGTCAGCGTCGAGAAAAATCGCGGAGCATTTGTCGCTTATCCCTCACCCGAGGAGGCCCGTCAGATCTTCGCGGCACGCCGGCTCGTCGAGCCCGGTATCCTCCGGGAAGCCGCTGCACGCATCACCCCCGCCGACATCAGCCACCTCAAGCAACTCCTGCTGGAGGAAGGCCGGCTGATCGGCGAGCGCGGACAAACCGCCCGGCGCGCGGAGATAAAGGCCTCCGGCGATTTTCATCTGGCACTGGCAGTGATTTCAGGCAACGCCATCATGCAGCGCTTCATGGACGAACTGGTCGCGCGTTCCTCGCTGGCGATCGCGCTCTACGGCCAGTCCACTGTTTCCAGCTGCGGCCATTCCGAACACGGCGACATTGTCACCGCCATCGAGAACAAGGACCTCGACGAGGCCTGCCGCCTGATGCTGCATCACATCGCCCACATCGAAGCGGACCTCGATCTGCGGCAGCGAAAGGATCTCGGCCTCAAGGAAGCCCTGAAACGGTAG
- a CDS encoding SIMPL domain-containing protein produces MLPLRTKTIAFGLLFALPLTALPAAAAESSAREPVISVAGEGRSTMAPDMAVLTFSVVKQAKEAREALDQNNKAMSDVLAALKKGGIAERDLQTSGFSVQPQYRYPQNNDGEQKPPELIGYQVSNSLTVRVRDLSKLGDIIDQSVTLGVNQGGDIQFTNDKPDAAIEAARKDAVADAIKKAKTLAEAAGVKLGNVIEINESGPRPQPVPVYRAAMMKESADSSVPVQGGETSYNVSVNVTFAIAH; encoded by the coding sequence ATGCTGCCGCTGCGTACCAAGACGATCGCCTTTGGACTGCTCTTTGCCCTGCCTCTGACCGCGCTGCCCGCAGCGGCTGCCGAGTCTTCGGCGCGTGAGCCTGTGATCTCCGTTGCCGGGGAGGGGCGTTCCACTATGGCGCCCGACATGGCGGTGCTGACGTTCTCCGTCGTGAAGCAGGCGAAGGAGGCCCGCGAGGCGCTGGATCAGAACAACAAGGCGATGAGCGACGTGCTGGCTGCGCTCAAGAAGGGCGGCATTGCCGAGCGCGATCTGCAGACATCGGGCTTTTCCGTTCAGCCGCAGTACCGTTATCCGCAGAACAACGACGGCGAGCAGAAGCCTCCGGAACTGATCGGCTATCAGGTGTCGAATTCGCTGACGGTTCGTGTGCGTGACCTTTCCAAGCTTGGCGACATCATCGACCAGTCGGTGACGCTTGGCGTCAATCAGGGTGGCGATATCCAGTTCACCAACGACAAGCCCGATGCCGCCATCGAAGCAGCCCGGAAGGACGCCGTTGCCGATGCGATCAAGAAGGCAAAGACGCTGGCGGAGGCCGCCGGCGTGAAGCTCGGCAACGTCATCGAGATCAATGAAAGCGGGCCGCGGCCGCAGCCGGTTCCTGTTTATCGCGCCGCGATGATGAAGGAATCAGCTGATTCGTCGGTGCCGGTTCAGGGCGGCGAAACGAGCTACAACGTCAGCGTCAACGTGACCTTCGCGATCGCTCATTAA
- a CDS encoding helix-turn-helix transcriptional regulator, with amino-acid sequence MKQQAEAPAPRPIYKVAVSRVRAAELLDVSTGTFDDWVRRGLMPKGVKIGALRRWDAEEIRASWYDIKEQGLSGDEDDGENPFDHAVG; translated from the coding sequence ATGAAGCAGCAAGCTGAAGCCCCGGCCCCACGGCCCATTTACAAGGTTGCGGTCAGCCGCGTCCGTGCGGCGGAACTTCTCGACGTCTCGACGGGCACCTTTGACGACTGGGTTCGCCGTGGCCTGATGCCCAAAGGTGTAAAGATCGGCGCGTTGCGCCGTTGGGATGCCGAGGAAATCCGGGCCTCTTGGTACGACATCAAAGAACAGGGCTTGAGCGGAGACGAAGACGATGGCGAAAACCCGTTTGATCATGCGGTCGGGTAA
- a CDS encoding helix-turn-helix domain-containing protein, which translates to MQSQLLSPKQLADRSGWPVARIRNLIAKQEIRHVRIGGSLFLPENAVDEYLAANMVEPKQKALALADNASRA; encoded by the coding sequence ATGCAATCTCAGCTTTTATCACCCAAACAACTTGCAGACCGATCCGGATGGCCGGTCGCACGCATTCGCAATCTGATTGCGAAGCAGGAAATCCGGCATGTGCGGATCGGCGGTAGCTTGTTCCTGCCAGAAAACGCCGTGGATGAGTATCTTGCGGCGAATATGGTCGAGCCCAAGCAGAAGGCTTTGGCACTTGCTGACAACGCCTCCAGAGCGTGA
- a CDS encoding helix-turn-helix domain-containing protein gives MQDGFMEAMAQRLGKIRKDSGLKQVPFAEALEVSQSAYNTYERGNREMPAKLLRLLHVKFNVNPAWMLTGDGSPYNRDSVDLYHQVTGAVDAFIARENCQVEPDKRLKLIRFLIDYAEQHGEFTEEIAEKYLRSAI, from the coding sequence ATGCAAGACGGGTTTATGGAGGCAATGGCGCAAAGGCTCGGAAAAATTCGAAAGGATTCCGGGCTGAAGCAAGTGCCCTTTGCCGAAGCGCTTGAGGTGTCGCAAAGCGCTTACAACACCTACGAGCGCGGAAATCGCGAGATGCCCGCGAAGCTTCTCCGTCTTCTGCATGTCAAATTTAACGTAAATCCCGCGTGGATGCTCACGGGCGATGGAAGCCCCTACAATCGGGACAGCGTGGATTTGTATCACCAGGTGACCGGGGCGGTTGACGCTTTCATCGCAAGGGAAAACTGTCAGGTGGAACCGGACAAGCGCTTGAAGCTCATCCGGTTCCTGATCGACTACGCCGAACAACACGGCGAATTCACAGAGGAAATTGCAGAAAAATATCTGAGGTCAGCGATATGA
- a CDS encoding helix-turn-helix transcriptional regulator, which yields MARWKKPSKDEVLENRRTLAARARRGDLRLPGGVAELRKGIGMTQDEFAKIIGLTRRQVAEIEAGAANPTLETLAKIGRLFGFAVGFVPTTQ from the coding sequence ATGGCTCGTTGGAAAAAGCCTTCGAAGGACGAAGTTTTGGAGAACCGGAGAACGTTGGCGGCACGAGCCCGTCGCGGCGATCTTAGGTTGCCGGGAGGGGTTGCGGAGCTGCGCAAGGGTATCGGAATGACCCAGGATGAGTTCGCGAAAATAATAGGGCTCACCAGGCGCCAAGTTGCTGAGATCGAAGCCGGCGCGGCGAACCCAACGCTCGAAACTTTAGCGAAAATTGGCCGATTGTTCGGATTTGCTGTGGGCTTTGTTCCGACGACGCAATGA